One Arachis hypogaea cultivar Tifrunner chromosome 18, arahy.Tifrunner.gnm2.J5K5, whole genome shotgun sequence genomic window, ATCCTGCTGAGTGCTGACTGATGCCTTCGATGCTAAGCTCTGCCTTCTCCTTCTACTGATCCGCAGTGTCCCTGTCTCCGCCGTCACCTCCGATTGTGCCCAAGGGTCTCCTCGTCGTGCTCCTCCTCGGCTTCCGGTGGCACTGTCTCCTTCCGTCCAGGTTGCTGCAAGCTCCACGTGGGACCCTTCCTGCTCCATCCTCACAGCGGCGCTGCTGAAACCGTTGCACTCTCCCTTTGCGCCTTCCTTCCACCAAAGATCCATAGGTAAATTCCAGCTCCATGATCTTTCCAAGTGAAACTGCAATTTGGGATCCATCCTGCTAGTTTTTCAACACTATTCCACATTTGCAACCAAATGCAAACGATGCTTAGTATCATCAAATCACGCCCCCTTAACCCCTTATTTCGCTTCATCTCTCTCCTCCCAACCGCCACCACTACACCACAGTCATTCTCCACCTCACCATCCAAAACCCCACTCCAGAACCAATTCGAGACATGGATCAACCATCTCAAACCGGGCTTCACCCCTTCCGACGTCCACCGAGCCCTGCAGGCTCAATCAGACCCAGACCTCTCCCTCGACATCTTCCGCTGGACGGCCCAACAGCGCAACTACACCCACACtcacctcacctacctcaccgtCATCAAACAACTCATAGCCGGCCGCCGCTACCGCCAAGCCGAAACTCTAATCCACGAGGTCTTCGCCGGCGCCTGCGACCCCTCTGTCGAGCTCTACAACGCCGTCATCCGGTTCTGCTGCGGCCGCAAATTCCTCTTTAGCCTCGCCTTCGACGTCTATAAGAAGATGCTCAGGTCAGAGGATTCCAAACCCACTCTCGAAACCTATTCCCTTTTGTTCAATTCACTTCTTAGAAGGTTCAATAAGCTCAATGTTTGTTATGTTTACTTGCATTCTGTGAGGTCCATGACTAAGCAAATGAAGGCCAATGGTGTTATTCCTGATACTTTTGTCCTCAACATGATAATCAAAGCTTATTCCAAGTGTTTGGAGCTTGATGAGGCCATTAAGGTTTTTCACGACATGGGCTTGTATGGCTGTGAGCCGAATGCTTATAGTTATGGATATATTGCAAAAGGTTTGTGTGAGAAGGGTAGGGTAAATCAGGGATTTAAGTTCTTTGTGGAGATGAGGGATAAGGGTTTTGTGCCGAGTGCGAGTGCTTATCTGATAATCATTTGCAGTCTTGCCATGAATCGGAGGTTTGAGGATGCCATTGAGGTTCTGTTTGATATGTTGGAGAACTCTAAGTCCCCTGATCACTTGACTTATAAGACTGTCCTGGAGGGATTGTGTCGCGAGGGGAGAGCCGACGGGGCTTTTGATCTGCTTGATGAGTGTAGGAAGAGGGATGTTAACATGAATGAAAAGATGTATAAGGCTTTGTTGAGAGAATTGCACTATATTTGCAGGGAGGGGGAGTAGATACTGTGCTTGTTGTTCCTTTTGTCTCGAAATGCATAAGTTGTCGAATTCAGTTATAGGGATTGGTTGAACATGGTGTGGCAAGCTCCGATTCTACGAGGCACTCAATGGGTGGTATGAGATGGCCGAAACTTCTTAAAATGCTGATTAAGTGGAACATCTTGCTTTGAAAATTTCTCGTAACTTCTTTTGAAGTGAAATCCCTTCCATCGAGTTACAATATTTGCTCTGGTGATGATGATATTGCAGAAGGTGTCACTTGTGACAAGGGTATGATGATGTTATGTAAACCACGGCTTACACGCTTGCATAATTGCTTACCCCCGTTGAGGCAAATATTGGTAAGTAATTCCGATCCATGTTCTTGCTGTAGAAGTTTCCTATAAGTACTATTTTGAACGAGAATCTTATGATACCATTTAATGGACTCTATCAAGTATTCATCAGAATGGTTTTTGTTTCATAAACTGAAATGAGATGTAGCTTAGAAGTTGAATCTTGTCTTTTGCTATATCAGATACAAAGTTGTATATTTAAAAACCggatctttttttcttctttttttcaataattgttttggTTGAGGGAAGTCACCTTGTGAAGATGACTGATCAAGACATTGTGTGTTTGAAATCCAAATAAAACACAGAATTACGTGCCTAATATTGCATCATAGTATCTTTGGACAAAGCCAATCTTACATAAATATATATCTAAAGTAGTCAACAATCCTTATTCATAAAACGTATTGTCGACTAAATACAATAGCACACAACTAAAAAGTAAAGCTGGTGGACATTCATTTGGATAACCGCATCGCACAAATTACAATGATCTCGAAACTTTGGAAATTGAATTTTCGAAGTTCTCATCATCAATCTTCTCAGAACTCGAGCTTGCTGCaatgaaagatttgaaaatcaattccATGTCGGGAGCTTCCCTCGTACCATTGACTGCAACCTCAAGTCGCTGGATAGAATTTCTGTGCACGGACAAAACCATAGATGAACGACAATATGGGAAGAGGAATCAACAATGAGGCATAGTAGAACTTTTGCGGCCCAAAGTACACAAGCGTGGTAACTTCGTAGAGTATCAAAGATGCTAGTATACGGTTATGTATGTGGGGCCATACATAGTTAACATATATAAACAGAAAGATTACTAATTGTAATTGATGAGGTATCAAAGTAAAGTGGTACGTATACCTAACATGCATACCGTGATGTTTCCCATTGTTAACTTTTGAAGGTTATCCACAACTGTGCGATTGTAATGACTTGTTACTTGTTAGTGACTCCTTCATCACACGTTCATCGGTGACAGCAGCAGAAAGAAGTACCGGTAGCAGAATCACGGCAGATAAAAGCAGGATACTCAGCACTTGAGAAGAAATAGTAATCACAAACACACTAATTACTCaacttttaattttagaattatatataatattttttaaactgtGATAACTTTATATTGAAGATATAGACCAatgtaaagaaaataataaaagatttcgtaattttattataaaaaaattacaaatttttgcCATTGAGAATCGGATTTAACTAAAGAGTGTTCTAAGAATATACATTGTAGACTAGTAGAAAATTTTTGCtctttcaataaataaaaaataaaaagggtaaAGACAACAAAATGGAAAGATCACACCATGACTGATTTCATTACTTCAAAAGGTGACCTCGTTGAAGTCACACTAAAATGACTCAGAAatcttgaaataataataaattaaatactgAGTGTTCAAAAAATCATCGTTGTTACTGAAATATAAAAGCATGAGGTGCGATGAGTTGATGTATGTAATGGACAGAGTGTGAAAGTAAAATAGAAAGAGAGAAAGGAGTGCTGAGAAAAATGAAGTAAACAGCAGTCCCGACCCCAGACATGGCAATAACATCCCAGTCGGAGGTAAGCAAGGCCACCTTCATCCAAACGAAAGGGTTGCATGACTTGTTTTGAAGCAACTTGCTGACTGCCTTCTTCTGTATTGTAGCTGGAATGAAGATCTCTTTCGTTTTCTAGAGAAGGCAGAAGTAGATGCCTTTATCACAAAAGGGGAGTATTAGATAGTATGAACATCTTTAGTTAGTTGCCTAAATTACTTTTGGTTTAGCTATGTTTTATAAGTTTAATTCATATGTcgaaagttctaggattgccttcggtttTTTcgggacattatatgttagagatgTGGACACTGTTATCATGCTAAGAATCTCAagttctcaccccatacatattttgtggtttttagatTCAGGACGTGAGACACCTCGCTAAGGCACTCTGGGAGCTTCTTACAACGAAGATCTTTTGCATTTTGGGACTTTACTTTTGGTTATTATGTTTTTAtgtagatacttattatctccaccaTTTATGTATATGATGTTTTGTCACTCTTAGAGGtgattttggagaaacaggttctgtaaatatattttggtatattttgggttctcttatatatatgtatatatatttatgtgCTCTGACCGGTTTATCTTTGCAAACTGTGTCTTGAGCTTTGTTATTTGTATCTTGGAACTCTTTAGTATATAACCATGTTTAGCCTACTCTTATCTTGCTTCGGTTACGCTAACGTTGACATGAGTGTTGCACCTTTTTGATTTAACGCTTTTGCTTtaacttttcttcaaaggctcctagataaaTCTTCTTTTGaattatacttatatatataattctacTTTTAaaagtcgtaatacctcaccacctttgTCTTATGACTTAAACATAAGATTCTGTGTAGTAGGGTATTACATTATgatatcagagcagtttgttcctgtagagcctgagggacggactgactatgcttctgtacATACTCTGTGTGTGTGTCtgtgtgctattaggatatctaactgatatatgtggcataaatttcatgagcatgcatttgggactttgaagcactagacttacgatattgagactgatcaccttgatatcgattgtttggtgtgtataggaaccagacgGCGCCTTGTGGATGCGGTCGTGGTCGTGGGAGAGGTCGAACTAGTAATGCGAAACTGGAAACCGATATGAGTAACCCGGTTAACTTCATGGATGCATTGGAGAATATggttgctgctatgcaggccactgcagAAGCGCTTGGGCAACAGATGAATAATGGTAATGGGAAAAACGGTGGAAATGGGCCTATGACGCTGTCAGCATTTCTGAAGGTTAACCCACCAGCTTTCAGGGGAACCACTAATCCGACTGAAGCCGATAACTagtttcaggctatggagcgaGCATTATAAGCACAACTGGTGCCTGAAGATCAATGCATGGAATTCGCCACTTATCAGCTTACGGGAGAAGCACtgcattggtggcagggaacacgaTGCCTGCTACAGCCTGGCGATGATTCTATATCCTGAGATGCCTTCTAGGTTGAATTTTATGAAAAGTACTTTCCGAACTCAGTTAGGACGGCAAAGGAACTTGAATTATTGCAGTTGAAGCAGGGTGCAATGTCAGTGGAAGAATAATGAACAAATTTGAGGAACTGTGCCAGTTTTTCCGTATCTGTCAGGGTGCTCCTGGAGACTTCGAGGAGTGgaagtgcattaagtatgaaggagaacTTCAGAGTGATATCTTACGCTCAGTGGGACCAATGAAGATCATAACTTTCTCAGAATTGGTAAATAAGAGCAGGGTGGCTGAAGACTGTGTGAGAAAGGAAGCTATAGGATGCCTTTTCAATAGAACCGAGGAAGAAATTTTGCTCTTAGGGATCAGACTTTCGAGCGTGGAGGCTTTGTACCACAGCCGACTCAAGGTCATATTAATTTCAGAAGGCCTAACAATAACAATTACCACGGGAGAAGATTTGGGAAGCAGCTTTAGAGCAAGCCGGCTTGTACTAGATGCAGGAATCATCATCCGGGAACCCCGTGTAGAGTCGGTTGGGGTTTGTGCTATTCCTGTGGAAAGGCTGGCCATAAAGCCTCAAACTGTCTGGAGAAACAGATACAAGGTACTGGGAGAGCACAGCGGCCAGGACGAGTGTTCACTACCTTAGCTGCGAGTGCCGAGGGGTCCGATACGCTAATCCGAAGTAAATGCGAAATAGTTGGTAAAACTttgaatgctttatttgattctggAGCTACTCATTCATTTATAGAATTTGAGAAGGCTAGTGAGTTAGAACTGAAGATAGTTGTATTGAGTTATAATCTAAATGTGCTTAATGCTACATCTGAAGCTGTTGTGACTAGATTAGTCTATCCACAAGTCTGTTTCCAAATTCAACAACGGGATTTTGTTCATGACTTGATTTGTTTGCCGATGACCGGTCTTGATCTCATATTGGGATTGGATTGGCTATCTAAAAACCGTGTTTTTCTTGATTGTTTCGAAAAATTGTTGCATTTCATGTCAGATGGGTCGgaagggccggttgtggtgaaAGGGTATTATTTGAACTTTGTGGTAGTAAATTGTAGTGGAAGTGAATGCCAGGGTATTATGTTGTTAGCTGCAAATTTGTCAAAAGAGGAGTAAAGTTTAGAATAGATTCCAGTTGTGAGCAAATTCCCAGAAGTGTTTCAGGAAGACATTCCCGAATTTTCTCCTGCTCGGGAAACCGAGTTTGTGATTGACTTGGTGCCTAGAGCAGGACCAATATCAATATTATGTCATACAGAATGTCTCCTTTGGAGTTACCTGAACTTAAATCCCAGCTTGAGGAGTTAATGAGCAAGAACTTTATTCGTCCGAACGTTTTGCAGTTGGGAGCACTGgtattactggtgaagaagaaagatggtaGTATGCATCTCTGTGTGGACTACAGAAAACTGAACAAGTTCACGGTAAAGAATAAATACCCACTGCCAAGGATCGACGATCTCATGGACCAATTACAGGAAGCCGGTGTTTTCTCTAAAATTgacttgcgatccggttatcaccaaatAAGGGTAAGAGATGAAGACATCTCTAAGACTGCTTTCAGAACTTGTTATGGTCATTacaagtacactgtaatgtcttttgggttgacaaatgctcctgcagtgtttatggactacATGAACAGAATTTTTTATCCATTTTTGGATAAGTTCGTTgtcgtcttcattgatgacatactaatTTATTCTAAGACCGATGAAGAGCACGCAAAACACCTGAGGACTGTGCTGCAGATACTAAAGGAAAGGAAACTCTACGCAAAACTGtctaaatgtgagttctggaagaatGAGGTGAAGTTTTCGGGCTATTTAGTAAGTAAACAAGGGATAGCTATGGATCCTTCTAAGGTGCAAGTAATAATGGAGTGGGGATGACTGACATCAGTAACTGAGTTTTGTGAAGTTTGAATTAGCTTGTGAGTTTTGTTGGGTTTGGCTCACTTGAGTTGTGGACAAGGTAAGAACCTTAACTCTCCTGTGGATTTTTGAGATTTTGAGTTTCAGGATTAATTATAGTGATTATGTGGATTAGATTGAATATTGTTGGTGTAAGATCAAATTGGAGGTCGAACTTGTGAAATTGGAACTCTTTTGAAGAGAATGGAAGCTTGAGATCAATTTTGAAAGCTAGGATTCATTGGTGAAGGGCTGTGGTTGATAGCTTGTGGTGCGGAGAACGCTTGAGGTATTCCGAATTTATCGgaaaatcgaccaaggtatggtttcggtttctcgtatctaaaatataatgtattgtgaaaacttaggctagtgaccttaAGATATGAATTGAATTgtgatgttgttgttggttgataTTGATTATTATGTATGTGGTTAATGGTTTTGGAGGTTGTGATGGAGGCTTGTATGAATGATGTGTGTGTAACTTGGTATATGTATGATGGTTAATGAATTTGAAGTTGTTATTGGCACTATGTTGGTGGTAAAGTTGATATTGTAttgtatataaataattgatgatgtatattgaatattatttgaatttgaattattgaGTTGAGATTTATGAAAGTGGAGAATTGGTAGGTGGTGGGATAAATGAGTATGTTGGAAATATGAGTTGGGAGTGTTTAATACTGATTTGGTAAGGTTTGGGTTGGTTTTTGACAGGTTGGGAATTATCATGTTTTGAAAGTGAGGTTTGCAAATTTTAGtgaaaattatgatttttaacCAATTTTGGCGCAGCATAACTTGGTCACCGGACCTCCGATTTTTATCAAACtagtttaaaaacaaaatttcatTCGAGAGGTttacatcatttaaagaacgggagaaaaattttttaaaatgagaaagttatgcgaGATCAAAGTTTGGTGTGCAAAATAGGGAATCTGGACTTAGAAGCTTTTTGAACTTCTGCTATGCATGTGTATGCGAGAAACACACGCGACGCAGCCATTGGACACTGTCCAGAGGACTCGCATACAGGAGATGTGTGTCACGTATGCAGACGTGTGTTTTCTTTGGTTGCGTACACGACCACATGGCACACGACACGAGAAATGCTCTCGGGTTGAGGGGCTCGCGTACGCGAGAGGTCCAGTTTTGCCAAGGCGCGTACGCGAAAGGTGACATACGACGCGAGCATACGCTGCGCTACCGGTTGCGCTCGTCGCGTACGCAAGCAGGGGGTCGCGTACACGAGTCCCTATTTTTCCAAaaccttattttttttattcttaatgcaTTCCTCCTGCTTTCAAAACCCTTTttactcttgtttaaagcctggtAGGTGAATTTTGGGTAATGAAGTATAATGAGGGCTATGAGGAAGGAAACTTGTTGATGAAGAAAGAAGTGAATTAATGATGATTCATGGCTGATAATGATTATATGAGTTTATTGATGTTGATGACGAAAGTGTTATTTATATTATGAGCCGGATGGCCAtattgataatgaattatggctgattatgaatatataaatattgatttatgatGTGATTGTTGCATTtccaaatatctgagatacgagttttcctggatgaaaacagtggcttgccaccacgtgctccagtttgagactcgatactctgctgaccctatgtcgtaagtgtagcCGGACACTTAAACCTTTCTGGTGAGCTCGCTCCCGTGGATACACATCGGAGTGTGTTATATGGTTATGAATGTTTATGAATTTAGATTTGGGGAAGCGCGACAAAGGGACAGTCTAATAGTTAGCTACaaggacttgttgggttggctatatagccgatagatgagactcatcaacgataggacaagcatgcatcatatgcatctatgtatTTGTTTGGTGACCTTTGTTTGGAatgctgatgattggatttttgatggtttagaatttcacaaatgaattctcgttgcaagtatagttcctaaaccaaacaataatcctttcatacaaaagattgtttgtcacaagtaacaaacccctaaaattaataaccgaagtattcaaacctcgggtcgttctccctaggaattgtaatgaagtgttttgttattggttgtgagttatttttggggttttaataagaaacatgaaagataaatggcaagaaagtaaactaaggcctaaaggtcttggcaagggttggtggtcaaggatctctatcctaatcactaaccacaatatgagaattggcaaggattaatctcattaaatcatcctctaactagtagtaaaggaaagtcaaatgagctatgtcaatcctagtccataagtcctaactctctactaattcaattagtgagaactagagtcaatggatcccaatcatcaattacttagacattagtaactcaagagttcctaagttacctttccaagccaagaacataaaattctactctaaaatccaaccaagcatttcatcaaacacttggaaggcatacaaggaaagtatagtaaaattgcaagaaaagtaaatctacactactcaatttgcaaggaattaaacaacaacaaatcaaatgaacacaattattatgatttaccttgaattgaattgaaagagaaaggaaggaacaaaagtagatctacaacaaaatgcaagaacaacataaaggaaattacaacaaaaggatggaagaagaatgaatgtaacaacaaggaattgagaagatagaagtagaagaagatgaattaaaatctagatctaagaactaaacctaatcctaattctagagagaagtgagagcttctctctctagaaactaactctaactactaaactaagctaaactatgactaatgatgacaagtatgtaaagtatgttgattccccttcaatccttggcttaaatagcatcagaaatgagttggattgggcccacaaggcttctaaaatcgctggccacgagttgcattaagtgggtcatgtgccaccatcggcgcgtccgcgtaccgtgcgcgtgcgcgcccctatgcaggatgaaactatggcaaatcttatatcgtttcgaaaccccgaatgttagctttccaacgcaactggaaccgcatcatttgaacctctgtagctcaagttatggtcaattaagtgcgaagaggtcagcttgacagctttccggttctttcatttcttcatgagttctccaacttttcatgctttcttccttcattcccttgatccaatctttgcctcctaaaccttaaatcacttaacaaacatatcaaggcatctaatagaatcaaggtgaattaaatttagctattttgagtcctaaaaagcatgttttcacattcaagcacaattaaaggagaatatacaaaaccatgctatttcttgaataaatatgggtaaaaggtgataaaattcccaaaaatcaatacaagataaaccgtcaaaataggatttgtcaacctccccacacttaaaccaagcatgtcctcatgcttaaaccaagaatgaagtaaagggcatggcatttatttaatggaaactaactaaGTGCAATCtacctaaatg contains:
- the LOC112770825 gene encoding pentatricopeptide repeat-containing protein At3g25210, mitochondrial, producing the protein MQTMLSIIKSRPLNPLFRFISLLPTATTTPQSFSTSPSKTPLQNQFETWINHLKPGFTPSDVHRALQAQSDPDLSLDIFRWTAQQRNYTHTHLTYLTVIKQLIAGRRYRQAETLIHEVFAGACDPSVELYNAVIRFCCGRKFLFSLAFDVYKKMLRSMTKQMKANGVIPDTFVLNMIIKAYSKCLELDEAIKVFHDMGLYGCEPNAYSYGYIAKGLCEKGRVNQGFKFFVEMRDKGFVPSASAYLIIICSLAMNRRFEDAIEVLFDMLENSKSPDHLTYKTVLEGLCREGRADGAFDLLDECRKRDVNMNEKMYKALLRELHYICREGE